In Pectinophora gossypiella chromosome 17, ilPecGoss1.1, whole genome shotgun sequence, one DNA window encodes the following:
- the LOC126374612 gene encoding MAU2 chromatid cohesion factor homolog: protein MASTQDAWYISLLGLAEHFRTSNPPDIKSCIQCLQAVFNFKPPQRVEARTHLQLGNILLTHTKNIDLARTHLEQSWCLSQSINGFDDVKFEAASVLAELFEQQGQPTHSKPILRKAIELSQHSVYWHCRLIFQLAQIHATEREYEVASSLLGVGVDYAQISNAAYTRVLFLLSRVMLLLIDKKIQEVLPLLNQAGHLVDSWAGSPHQKEYLKVFFLVLQVSHYLMAGQVKSVKPCLKQLQQSIQTIMAPTWPDDDAVCGSESFVWLSRQQLYVLVYLVTVMHSAQAGYMDKAHKYTEKALAQIDKLCSSAEESRGAVVPAAGGAALGPASRSGAALAWRLRMALVEHAALCRLVAGGKAHALHEIARAAHLLHSAPTPGCAAAHTPQLHCLLGLYAMSMNCMEAAEAQFHTAIHMSQERDLWMFAKLNLAIVYLRGRRDNDLAQLMEQVRPEALPAYAHGLRAASYYVLGLQAFFQARYNEAKRYLRETLKMANAEDLNRLTSCSLVLLGHIFLSINNSRESMNMVTPAMQLASKIPDVHVQLWASAILKDLYRLAGDTERENEAYQMHCNFSAALLKDHFQATQLPQHALLHWTAGAPPALPPPPAPAHS from the exons ATGGCGTCAACGCAGGACGCTTGGTATATTTCTTTACTTGGTTTAGCAGAACATTTCCGCACATCAAATCCTCCTGACATAAAAAGTTGTATTCAGTGCCTACAAGCCGTATTTAATTTCAAACCACCGCAAAGGGTCGAGGCCCGAACTCATTTACAACTTGGAAATATCCTCTTGACACACACTAAAAACATCGACCTAGCGAGAACGCATTTAGAGCAAAGT TGGTGCCTGTCGCAGTCTATTAATGGGTTCGACGATGTTAAGTTCGAAGCGGCGAGCGTGTTGGCTGAGTTATTTGAGCAGCAGGGCCAGCCCACACACTCTAAACCTATCCTCAGGAAAGCCATTGAGTTGTCACAGCACAGTGTGTACTGGCACTGCAGGCTTATATTCCAGTTGGCA caaaTCCACGCTACGGAGCGTGAGTATGAGGTGGCCAGCAGTCTACTTGGGGTCGGTGTGGACTATGCTCAGATATCCAACGCCGCGTACACGCGCGTCCTCTTCCTCCTCAGCAGGGTTATG CTGCTGTTAATAGACAAGAAGATACAAGAAGTGCTCCCTCTGCTGAACCAGGCGGGTCACCTGGTGGACTCCTGGGCGGGCAGTCCACATCAAAAGGAATATCTCAAAGTGTTCTTCCTCGTCCTACAG GTATCTCATTACCTAATGGCGGGCCAAGTGAAGAGTGTGAAGCCGTGTCTGAAGCAGCTCCAGCAGAGCATCCAGACCATCATGGCGCCCACGTGGCCCGATGACGATG CGGTGTGCGGCAGCGAGTCATTCGTGTGGCTCTCGCGGCAACAGCTGTACGTGCTGGTGTACCTGGTGACGGTGATGCACTCGGCGCAGGCCGGATACATGGACAAGGCGCACAAGTACACCGAGAAGGCGCTCGCGCAGATTGATAAGCTGTGTT CGAGCGCGGAGGAGAGCCGCGGCGCGGTGGtgccggcggcgggcggcgcggcgctggGCCCCGCGTCCCGCAgcggcgcggcgctggcgtGGCGCCTGCGCATGGCGCTGGTGGAGCACGCGGCGCTGTGCCGCCTCGTGGCCGGCGGCAAGGCGCACGCGCTGCACGAGATCGCGCGCGCCGCGCACCTGCTGCACTCCGCGCCCACGC CGGGGTGTGCAGCAGCCCACACGCCGCAGTTGCACTGTCTTCTGGGCCTGTACGCTATGTCCATGAACTGCATGGAGGCCGCCGAGGCGCAGTTCCACACCGCCATACAC ATGTCACAAGAAAGAGATTTATGGATGTTTGCTAAGTTGAACCTGGCTATCGTATACCTACGGGGACGGAGAGACAATGACTTAGCACAACTAATGGaacaa GTGAGGCCGGAAGCGTTGCCGGCGTACGCGCACGGTCTCCGCGCCGCCTCCTACTACGTGCTGGGACTACAAGCGTTCTTCCAGGCGCGGTATAATGAGGCCAA GCGCTACCTCCGCGAGACCCTCAAGATGGCGAACGCGGAGGACCTGAACCGGCTGACGTCGTGCTCGCTGGTGCTGCTGGGGCACATCTTCCTGTCCATCAACAACTCGCGAGAGTCCATGAACATGGTGACGCCGGCCATGCAGCTCGCCAGCAAGATCCCCGACGTGCACGTGCAGCTCTGGGCCTCCGCCATATTAAAAG ACTTGTACCGGCTGGCGGGCGACACGGAGCGCGAGAACGAGGCATACCAGATGCACTGCAACTTCTCAGCGGCGCTGCTCAAGGACCACTTCCAGGCCACGCAGCTGCCGCAGCACGCGCTGCTGCACTGGACGGCCggcgcgccgcccgcgctgccgccgccgcctgcgcccgcgcactcCTAG